Genomic segment of Pseudomonas sp. DY-1:
CTTCGGCCTGGGGCCGGTGTACACCAGCTGAAAACCCTCGTTGACCAGAAGGCCGCCTGCGGGCGGCCTTTTCTTTTGGCCGGGAATGACCGCTCGGCGTCACCACCTTTGGGCAGCAAACGCTTTGCGGCATAATTCCGCGCCAACGGAGTGCCCTATGCCCGAGCAGCTACTTGCCCGCGTCGAGGCCTGCTATCAGCAGGCCGAAGCCTTTTTCAAATGCCGGTTTCCCCGCCCCGAAGTGAGCTTCAAGCTACGCGGGCAGAAGGCCGGCGTCGCCCATCTGGACGAAAACAAGCTGCGTTTCAACCCGCAGCTCTACCGCGAAAACCAGGAAGACTTCCTGCGCCAGACCGTCGCCCACGAAGTGGCGCACCTGGTAGCCCATCAACTGTTCGGCCCCCGAATCCAACCCCATGGCGAGGAATGGCAGCTGATCATGCGCGGGGTCTACGAACTCCCCCCAAACCGCTGCCACACCTATGAGGTGAACCGGCGCAAGGTGACGCGCTACCTGTACCGCTGCGCCTGCCCCGACGGCCATCCTTTCTCCGCCCAGCGCCACGCCCTGGTGACGCGCGGGCGCCGCTACTACTGTCGGCGCTGCCAGGTGACTCTGGTGTTCAGCGGGGAACAAAGCCAGGTTTAGGACCTGTGGCGGACCTGTGGGGACGAATTCATTCGCCATGCAGGCCGAAGGCCTGCCCACCGGAGGCCGGGGACCGCCATGCGGTCCTCAGCGAATGAGTTCGCCCCCCACAAGGTTCCTGCTTCGCCCCGTCAACCCACCACCTTCGCCGCCTTCAGCCCCTCGATCTGCTCGGCGCTGAGCCCCAGCGCGGCCAGCACTTCAGCGGTATGCGAGCCCAACGGGCCGCCGGCATGGCGCGGCGCGGGCAGGCCGGCAGAGAACCTGATCGGACAGCCGATCTGCTTCTGCGCAGGCAAGCCTTCGCGCGGAACCTCCACCACCAGGCCGCGGGCCTTGATCTGTGGATGATCCACCGCCTCGGACAGCGGCAGCATCGGCTCCACGCAGGCGTCCAGCTCGGCGAAGACCTCGACCCACTCGGCGAAGTCGCGCTTTTCGAATTCGATCTCGATGGCCCGTTTCAGCTCCTGCTGGTCTTCGGGCCTGGGCGACAGCCCCTTCGCTGCCAGCTCGGGACGGCCAAGGGCGGCGCAGAACTGCTGCATGAACTGCGGCTCCAAGCTTCCTACAGAGAACCAGCGGCCATCACGGGTACGGTAGTAGTCGTAGAAGCTGCCGCCATTCAGGGCCTGGTTCTCCATGGCCGGTTCAACACCCGCACCGAGATAGCTGGCACCCGCCATGCCGTGCAGGGCGAAGGCGCAGTCGGTCATGCTGACGTCCACGTGCTGCCCCTCCCCTGTCACCTGGCGATGGATCACAGCCGCGAGCAGGCCCATCACCCCATGCAGGGAGCCGCCGCCAATATCCGCGAGTTGTACGCCCAGCGGCAGCGGTCCGCTGTCGCGGCGTCCGGTGTAGCTGGCGATACCGGCCAGGGCCAGGTAGTTGATGTCGTGTCCGGCACGGTCGCGATAGGGGCCGGTCTGGCCATAGCCGGTGATGGATAAATAGATCAGCTTCGGGTTGATCGCCTTCAGCGCTTCATAACCCAGCCCCAGCCGTTCCATGACGCCTGGACGGAACTGTTCCAGGACGATGTCGTATTCCTGCACCAGTTGTCTGACCAGCTCCACCGCCTCCGGCCGTTTCAAGTCCAGGGCAATGCTGCGCTTGTTGCGGTTCAGATAGGCGTGGCTGGTGGACTGGCCGCCGTCGTGGGGCGGCAGCACACGCACCAGGTCTGTACGCGTAGGCGACTCCACCCGGAGCACATCGGCGCCCATGTCAGCCAGCAGCAACGAGGCGAAGGGCCCCGGCAGCAGGGTGGAGAAGTCGAGGATTTTCAGCGAAGACAAAGGGCCTTTCATGGCAACTCCTGATGCGTATGTTCTGGCGGTCATTCCCAGTGCAACGCCTGGTGTGCATCGAGACGGTCGACCGCCGGGGCGTAACGGGCCTCCAGCACGTTGCGGCGAATCTTCATGGTCGGGGTCATGCAGCCGTTATCCACCGTCCAGGGCTCACGCACCAGCAGCAGATGGCTGACGCGCTCATGGGGCAGCAGCCGGTCATTGAGTTGTTCGAGGGTGGTCAGCAGGTCCGCCTCCACCTGGGCGCGGGCCTGCTCGCGGGCGGCCGGGCTCAGCTCGATCAACGCCAGCGGCTGGTCCAGGCCGCTGCCCATCAGACACACCTGCTCGACCCAGAGATTCTTGGCGATTTCGCCCTCGATGGGGGCCGGCGCCACGTACTTGCCCTTGCTGGTCTTGAAGATGTCCTTCACCCGACCGGTAATGCGCAGGTAGCCGTCGTCGTCGACATGCCCCTTGTCGCCGGTATGCAGCCAGCCATCGCGCAGGGTTTCTGCGCTCTTCTCCGGCTCCAGGTAGTAGCCGCTCATCAGCGATGGGCTGCGGTAGAGGATTTCTCCGTCATCGGCGAT
This window contains:
- a CDS encoding SprT family zinc-dependent metalloprotease; the protein is MPEQLLARVEACYQQAEAFFKCRFPRPEVSFKLRGQKAGVAHLDENKLRFNPQLYRENQEDFLRQTVAHEVAHLVAHQLFGPRIQPHGEEWQLIMRGVYELPPNRCHTYEVNRRKVTRYLYRCACPDGHPFSAQRHALVTRGRRYYCRRCQVTLVFSGEQSQV
- a CDS encoding CaiB/BaiF CoA-transferase family protein; translation: MKGPLSSLKILDFSTLLPGPFASLLLADMGADVLRVESPTRTDLVRVLPPHDGGQSTSHAYLNRNKRSIALDLKRPEAVELVRQLVQEYDIVLEQFRPGVMERLGLGYEALKAINPKLIYLSITGYGQTGPYRDRAGHDINYLALAGIASYTGRRDSGPLPLGVQLADIGGGSLHGVMGLLAAVIHRQVTGEGQHVDVSMTDCAFALHGMAGASYLGAGVEPAMENQALNGGSFYDYYRTRDGRWFSVGSLEPQFMQQFCAALGRPELAAKGLSPRPEDQQELKRAIEIEFEKRDFAEWVEVFAELDACVEPMLPLSEAVDHPQIKARGLVVEVPREGLPAQKQIGCPIRFSAGLPAPRHAGGPLGSHTAEVLAALGLSAEQIEGLKAAKVVG